In the genome of Terriglobia bacterium, one region contains:
- the rocF gene encoding arginase — translation MPGILPKKIRVIGVPLDLGQTRRGVDMGCSALRVAGLEARLEALGHKVEDSGNIAVTIAETKSSFGAAHAKYLREITQTCTKEAELVVKTLEAGKVPLVIGGDHSIAVGTVSGVSEFYRRQSQAVGLLWIDAHSDINTPDSSPSGNVHGMPLAAIMGLWPSELANIFGFSPKVRPENCVLIGVRDIDAVEKENIRRAGIEVFTMRDIDERGMRAVMEEALRMAGRGTSGYHVSLDMDWIDPEDAPGVGTPVRGGATYREAHLAMEIIADHGRMASFEIVEVNPVIDEHNRTADLAVELALSAFGKKIL, via the coding sequence ATGCCGGGGATCCTTCCGAAGAAGATCCGCGTCATCGGTGTGCCGCTCGACCTGGGGCAGACCCGCCGCGGCGTGGACATGGGCTGCTCGGCGCTGCGCGTCGCCGGCCTGGAGGCGCGCCTGGAGGCGCTCGGCCACAAGGTCGAGGACTCGGGCAACATCGCGGTCACCATCGCCGAAACCAAGTCGTCTTTCGGCGCCGCCCATGCCAAGTACCTGAGGGAAATCACCCAGACCTGCACCAAGGAAGCCGAGTTGGTGGTCAAGACCCTGGAAGCCGGCAAGGTGCCTCTGGTCATTGGCGGCGACCATTCCATCGCCGTCGGCACCGTGTCCGGTGTCTCGGAGTTCTACCGTCGCCAGAGCCAGGCGGTCGGGCTGCTCTGGATTGACGCCCACAGCGACATCAACACACCCGACAGCTCTCCCAGCGGCAACGTGCACGGCATGCCGTTGGCCGCGATCATGGGATTGTGGCCCTCCGAGTTGGCCAACATCTTCGGCTTTTCGCCCAAGGTGCGCCCGGAAAACTGCGTGCTCATCGGCGTGCGCGACATTGACGCCGTGGAAAAGGAGAACATCCGGCGCGCCGGCATCGAGGTCTTCACCATGCGCGACATTGACGAGCGCGGCATGCGCGCCGTCATGGAAGAGGCGCTGCGCATGGCCGGGCGCGGGACCTCCGGCTACCACGTCTCGCTCGACATGGACTGGATTGACCCCGAAGACGCTCCCGGCGTCGGCACCCCGGTGCGCGGCGGCGCCACCTACCGCGAAGCCCACCTGGCCATGGAAATCATCGCCGACCACGGCCGCATGGCGAGCTTTGAGATCGTGGAAGTCAACCCGGTCATCGACGAGCACAACCGCACCGCCGACCTGGCCGTTGAACTGGCGCTTTCCGCGTTCGGCAAGAAGATCCTGTAA
- the ggt gene encoding gamma-glutamyltransferase produces MPLHRRSLLVLAFTALAVVCSQAAAMRPAHAQHAMVASQHELASQAGVEIMKQGGNAVDAAVATGFALAVVHPQAGNIGGGGFMLIRLSNGKFHFIDYREKAPAAATRNMYLDAQGNVIPHASLVGYQAIGVPGSVAGMAYAQRNFGKLTLAQVMAPSIRLAHDGFALSYEDAQDLRNPHYHLGEFAESRRIFQRDGKYYEQGEILKQPELARTLERIAKNPDDFYHGALAHELAAAIQKGGGLITAKDLADYEVKEREPVHGSYRGMEIYSAPPPSSGGVALLEILNILEGYDLTKYGAGSAEAVHLTIEAFRRAFYDRAEFMGDPDFAKIPVAQLIDKKYGAAWRESVNPDKASASNGLKRPEIFNELERYASLHALALAPEPSNTTHYSVVDADGNAVAVTTTLNDSFGSAVTAEGLGFLLNDEMDDFTSKAGAPNLFGLLQGEANAIGPGKRPLSAMTPTIIVNNGKLLLVMGSPGGPRIITTVVNVLLGIIDYGLNVQQAVNAPRFHQQWQPDWVYVERVGFSPDTLHLLRNMGHKIATEDKIYPSGMWGDAEVIEINPKTGERLGASDARNNGKALGY; encoded by the coding sequence ATGCCGCTCCACCGCAGATCATTGCTTGTGCTGGCGTTCACGGCGCTGGCGGTAGTGTGCTCGCAGGCGGCGGCGATGCGTCCGGCGCATGCGCAACATGCGATGGTCGCCAGCCAGCACGAGTTAGCGTCGCAGGCGGGCGTGGAGATCATGAAGCAGGGCGGCAACGCCGTTGACGCCGCCGTGGCCACCGGCTTCGCGCTGGCGGTGGTGCACCCGCAGGCGGGCAACATCGGCGGCGGCGGATTCATGCTCATCCGCCTGAGCAACGGCAAATTCCATTTCATTGACTACCGCGAGAAGGCGCCTGCCGCGGCCACGCGCAACATGTACCTCGACGCGCAGGGCAACGTCATTCCCCACGCCAGCCTGGTGGGCTACCAGGCGATCGGCGTACCGGGATCGGTGGCGGGCATGGCGTACGCTCAGAGGAACTTCGGCAAGCTGACGCTGGCGCAGGTGATGGCGCCGTCGATCCGGCTGGCGCACGACGGCTTTGCCCTCTCGTATGAAGACGCGCAAGACCTGCGCAACCCGCACTATCACCTGGGCGAGTTCGCGGAGTCGCGGCGCATCTTTCAGCGCGACGGCAAGTACTACGAGCAGGGCGAGATCCTCAAGCAGCCGGAGCTGGCGCGGACCCTGGAGCGCATCGCGAAAAATCCCGACGATTTCTACCACGGCGCCTTGGCGCACGAACTGGCGGCCGCAATCCAGAAGGGTGGCGGCCTGATCACCGCCAAGGATCTCGCGGATTATGAGGTCAAGGAACGCGAGCCGGTGCACGGCAGCTATCGCGGAATGGAAATTTACAGCGCCCCGCCGCCGTCATCGGGCGGGGTGGCGCTGCTGGAGATTTTGAACATTCTCGAGGGCTACGACTTGACGAAGTACGGCGCCGGTTCGGCCGAGGCGGTACACCTCACCATCGAGGCTTTCCGCCGTGCGTTTTACGATCGCGCCGAGTTCATGGGCGACCCGGACTTCGCCAAAATCCCGGTGGCGCAACTGATTGACAAGAAGTACGGCGCGGCATGGCGCGAGTCGGTGAATCCCGACAAGGCCAGCGCCAGCAATGGCCTGAAGCGTCCGGAGATTTTCAATGAGTTGGAGCGATACGCGTCCCTTCATGCGCTCGCGCTTGCGCCCGAGCCGTCCAACACCACGCACTACTCGGTGGTAGACGCCGACGGCAATGCGGTAGCGGTCACCACCACGCTGAACGATAGCTTTGGCTCCGCCGTCACCGCCGAAGGTCTCGGCTTCCTGCTGAACGACGAGATGGACGACTTCACTTCCAAGGCGGGTGCGCCAAATTTGTTTGGCTTGCTCCAGGGAGAGGCGAACGCCATCGGGCCGGGCAAGCGGCCGCTGTCGGCGATGACGCCCACCATCATCGTCAATAACGGCAAGCTGCTGCTGGTGATGGGGTCGCCGGGCGGCCCGCGGATAATTACCACCGTCGTAAATGTGCTGCTGGGCATCATTGATTACGGGTTAAACGTGCAGCAGGCGGTGAACGCGCCGCGCTTTCACCAACAGTGGCAGCCGGATTGGGTTTATGTGGAGCGCGTGGGATTTTCTCCCGACACGCTCCACCTGCTGCGCAACATGGGACACAAGATCGCGACCGAGGACAAAATTTACCCAAGCGGGATGTGGGGCGACGCCGAGGTGATCGAGATCAACCCCAAAACCGGCGAGCGCCTGGGCGCGTCGGACGCGAGGAATAATGGGAAAGCTCTCGGGTACTAG
- the aroC gene encoding chorismate synthase, giving the protein MFRFFTAGESHGEALVALVSGVPAGVGVKQEFLDRELWRRQQGYGRGGRMKIERDTARILSGVRQGKTIGSPIAILLENKDWNNWQESLPVGEGDPAKHKRVASPRPGHADLAGALKYNFPEARFVLERSSARETAARVAAGAVAKLFLRELGMEVLSHVVAVGAVAVGREVKWEELAQLQAREDVLLNCADAEVEPRMKAEVDKATEARDTVGGVFEVCAHNVPPGLGTYANWDERLDGLLAQAVMSLQAVKAVEIGSGIAAAGAMGSAVHDEIGYVGKGGAFTGFTRTANRAGGLEGGVSNGEDIVVRGYLKPISTLRRSLQSVDFETRQPVSAAYERSDVCVVPAAGVAAEAMVALTLTRCAVEKFGGDSMGETRRNYEAYIEQLRRY; this is encoded by the coding sequence ATGTTCCGCTTTTTCACCGCCGGGGAGTCGCACGGAGAGGCGTTGGTCGCATTGGTGTCGGGAGTGCCGGCTGGCGTCGGCGTCAAGCAGGAGTTCCTCGACCGCGAGTTATGGCGGCGGCAGCAGGGTTACGGCCGCGGCGGGCGCATGAAGATCGAGCGCGACACGGCGCGCATCTTGTCCGGCGTGCGCCAGGGGAAGACCATCGGTTCGCCGATCGCCATCCTGCTCGAGAACAAGGACTGGAACAACTGGCAGGAATCGCTGCCGGTGGGCGAAGGCGATCCCGCGAAGCATAAGCGTGTCGCATCGCCTCGTCCGGGACACGCCGACTTGGCGGGCGCGCTGAAGTACAACTTTCCGGAAGCGCGCTTCGTGCTGGAACGCTCGTCGGCCCGGGAAACCGCGGCGCGCGTGGCGGCGGGAGCGGTGGCGAAGTTGTTTTTGCGGGAACTTGGGATGGAAGTGTTGAGTCACGTGGTGGCGGTGGGCGCGGTGGCAGTCGGACGCGAGGTGAAGTGGGAAGAACTGGCGCAGCTTCAGGCGCGCGAAGACGTCCTGCTCAACTGCGCCGATGCCGAAGTGGAACCGCGGATGAAAGCGGAGGTGGACAAGGCGACCGAGGCCCGCGATACGGTCGGCGGCGTGTTCGAAGTATGCGCCCACAATGTGCCGCCGGGCCTGGGCACCTACGCCAACTGGGACGAGCGCCTGGACGGGCTGCTGGCCCAGGCAGTAATGTCGCTGCAGGCGGTGAAGGCAGTCGAGATCGGCAGCGGGATTGCGGCCGCGGGCGCTATGGGCTCCGCCGTCCACGATGAAATCGGCTATGTAGGGAAAGGCGGCGCGTTCACTGGCTTCACGCGGACGGCAAACCGCGCCGGCGGCCTGGAAGGCGGCGTGTCGAACGGCGAGGACATTGTCGTGCGCGGATATCTGAAGCCGATCTCGACGCTGCGGCGTTCGCTGCAATCGGTGGATTTCGAAACTCGCCAGCCGGTGAGCGCGGCGTACGAGCGCTCCGACGTGTGCGTGGTGCCGGCGGCGGGCGTGGCGGCGGAGGCGATGGTCGCGCTCACCCTGACGCGCTGCGCGGTGGAGAAATTC
- a CDS encoding trypsin-like peptidase domain-containing protein — MRGIRVLLLALVIVGAFYFYTTSHHEPMLPTHWFGGNAGKLELTEAAGPEQLDPEEQVNVTVYKKGVPSVVNIKSRSVSFNFFYGVVPEEGQGSGFILDKDGHILTNFHVIANARQVEVTLHNRKTYKADLIGVDRAHDLAVIQIHGGGFAPATLGDSRGLQVGQKVFAIGNPFGLSGTMTRGIVSSIRSVQEPGGASIDEAIQTDAAINPGNSGGPLLNSRGEVIGINTLIASSVGQSAGIGFAIPINTAKAVLNDLVTLGRVRRPALGVHTIPIGPELAAQLNLPADNGLLINDVIPGSAAEHAGLRGGTERAYLGNMPIMIGGDLIVAIDGQAVEDQRELSQVMNNHRAGDTVTVTIFRGQKKMEVKVTLGEAREQA, encoded by the coding sequence ATGAGAGGAATACGCGTACTGCTTCTCGCTCTCGTAATCGTGGGCGCGTTTTATTTCTACACGACTTCGCACCACGAGCCGATGTTGCCCACGCATTGGTTCGGCGGCAACGCCGGCAAGCTGGAACTCACCGAAGCGGCCGGGCCGGAGCAACTCGATCCCGAGGAGCAGGTCAACGTCACCGTCTACAAGAAGGGCGTGCCTTCGGTGGTCAACATCAAGTCGCGCTCGGTGTCGTTTAACTTCTTCTACGGCGTGGTGCCGGAGGAAGGCCAGGGCTCGGGCTTCATCCTCGACAAAGACGGGCATATCCTCACCAACTTTCACGTCATCGCCAACGCCCGGCAGGTCGAGGTTACCTTGCATAACCGCAAGACCTACAAGGCTGACCTGATCGGCGTGGATCGTGCGCATGACCTGGCGGTCATCCAGATCCACGGCGGCGGATTTGCCCCGGCCACGCTGGGGGACTCGCGCGGGCTGCAGGTGGGGCAGAAAGTGTTCGCCATCGGCAACCCGTTCGGGCTGAGCGGCACCATGACGCGCGGCATCGTCAGTTCCATCCGCTCGGTGCAGGAGCCGGGAGGCGCCAGCATTGACGAGGCCATTCAGACCGATGCCGCCATCAATCCCGGCAACTCCGGCGGCCCACTGCTGAATTCCAGGGGAGAGGTGATCGGCATCAACACCCTGATCGCTTCCAGCGTGGGGCAGAGCGCCGGCATCGGTTTCGCCATCCCGATCAACACGGCAAAGGCGGTCCTCAATGACCTGGTGACGCTGGGGCGGGTGCGGCGTCCAGCCCTGGGCGTGCACACCATCCCGATCGGGCCGGAATTGGCGGCGCAACTCAACCTGCCCGCCGATAACGGGCTGTTGATTAACGACGTGATTCCCGGCAGCGCGGCGGAACATGCCGGCTTACGCGGCGGCACCGAGCGCGCCTACCTGGGGAACATGCCGATCATGATCGGCGGCGACCTGATCGTCGCCATCGACGGCCAGGCGGTGGAAGACCAGCGGGAGCTGTCGCAGGTTATGAATAATCACCGCGCCGGCGATACCGTGACGGTCACCATTTTCCGCGGGCAGAAGAAGATGGAGGTGAAGGTGACGCTGGGGGAGGCGCGGGAGCAAGCGTAG
- the coaE gene encoding dephospho-CoA kinase (Dephospho-CoA kinase (CoaE) performs the final step in coenzyme A biosynthesis.): MAARILDGEKIAAAIKSEVGEDVKAMTAAGVHPGLAVILVGNNPASEIYVRGKVKSCEALGIYSEKHTPPDTCGTDELLALVHDLNSRAEIDGILVQLPLPQQVDAKRVLMAVDPAKDVDGFHPMNVGFLSTQRPGLTPCTPAGIIEILRRSDIPIIGAEAVVVGRSDIVGKPTAMLLTNHHATVTICHSKTRDLPGVCRRADILVCAMGRTGMIDQDYVRAGATVIDVGMNKITDRAEFEKFFKGNEKREKTFAEKGSTLIGDVAPHVAEIAGAITPVPGGVACGKSTVGEIFVAHGAHLIKADEIAHQLMRPGQPVYEKILRHFGRDIVHQDGTIDRQKLAQAAFGGGRVEELNRLVHPAVIAHQDRWMEEEGARHRDVVVMVEAALILEAGVQKRFDKIVMVTCRAEQKVSRFAARQGISKEAARQEVERRQAAQRSDEEKIRAADYVIDNSGAMAETERQVDVVFRELKQLAISH, translated from the coding sequence ATGGCTGCCAGAATCCTGGACGGCGAAAAGATCGCCGCCGCCATCAAGTCCGAGGTCGGAGAAGACGTGAAAGCAATGACCGCCGCCGGAGTTCATCCCGGGCTAGCGGTCATCCTGGTGGGCAACAATCCCGCGTCGGAAATTTACGTGCGCGGCAAGGTAAAGTCATGCGAGGCGCTGGGCATTTACAGCGAGAAGCACACGCCGCCCGACACCTGCGGCACCGACGAACTGCTGGCGCTGGTGCACGACCTCAACTCGCGCGCGGAGATTGACGGTATCCTGGTTCAGCTTCCGCTGCCCCAGCAAGTGGACGCCAAGCGCGTGCTGATGGCGGTCGATCCCGCCAAGGACGTGGATGGCTTCCACCCGATGAACGTCGGGTTCCTGTCGACGCAGCGCCCGGGGCTGACGCCGTGCACGCCCGCCGGGATCATCGAGATCCTGCGTCGCAGCGACATCCCGATCATCGGCGCAGAAGCGGTGGTGGTGGGGCGCAGCGACATCGTCGGCAAGCCCACGGCGATGCTGCTCACCAACCATCACGCCACGGTTACGATCTGCCATTCCAAGACGCGCGACCTGCCGGGCGTCTGCCGCCGTGCCGACATCCTGGTGTGCGCCATGGGCCGCACCGGCATGATCGACCAGGATTATGTTCGTGCGGGCGCAACCGTGATTGACGTGGGCATGAACAAGATCACCGACCGCGCCGAGTTCGAGAAGTTTTTCAAGGGCAACGAAAAGCGCGAGAAGACGTTCGCCGAAAAAGGCTCGACGCTGATCGGTGACGTGGCCCCGCACGTGGCCGAAATTGCCGGCGCGATCACGCCAGTACCCGGCGGCGTGGCGTGCGGCAAGTCCACGGTCGGAGAAATCTTTGTCGCGCACGGGGCCCATCTCATCAAGGCCGACGAGATCGCGCACCAGCTCATGCGGCCGGGGCAACCGGTGTACGAGAAAATCCTGCGACATTTCGGGCGCGACATCGTGCATCAGGACGGGACCATCGACCGGCAGAAGCTGGCACAGGCGGCCTTTGGCGGCGGCCGCGTCGAAGAGCTGAATCGGCTGGTGCATCCGGCCGTGATCGCCCACCAGGACCGGTGGATGGAAGAAGAGGGCGCGCGGCATCGCGACGTGGTGGTGATGGTAGAAGCGGCGCTGATCCTCGAAGCCGGGGTGCAGAAGCGCTTCGACAAAATCGTCATGGTCACCTGCCGGGCGGAGCAGAAAGTTTCGCGCTTTGCCGCGCGTCAAGGCATCTCAAAAGAAGCCGCGCGGCAGGAAGTGGAGCGGCGTCAGGCGGCGCAGCGGTCGGACGAGGAGAAGATCCGTGCCGCGGATTACGTGATCGACAACTCCGGTGCGATGGCGGAAACGGAGCGCCAGGTGGACGTGGTGTTTCGCGAACTGAAGCAGTTAGCCATTAGCCATTAG
- a CDS encoding response regulator transcription factor, translating into MKCLLVDDHTLLRQGVRRLLEGESDFDVVGESPDAGDAVEKARELRPDVVLMDIGMPGLSPFEAARQIRKNRPETKLLFLTMYEDDEYLAQCLEVGATGYVLKDTPAPQLVSAVRDVYKGGNHLGEQVLGKLVDFRARVRDAKMRPRISTLTPREREILKLLAEGNSVKEIAVLLDLSVKTVEAHKFNLMRKLDIHNKAQLVTYAIQKNIIKISVNQ; encoded by the coding sequence ATCAAATGTTTGCTCGTGGACGATCACACCCTCCTCCGGCAAGGGGTCCGCCGCCTTCTAGAGGGCGAATCGGATTTCGACGTTGTGGGCGAATCGCCCGATGCCGGGGACGCCGTGGAAAAAGCGCGCGAGCTTCGTCCCGATGTCGTGCTCATGGACATCGGGATGCCCGGCCTGTCGCCGTTCGAGGCGGCGCGCCAGATCCGCAAGAACCGGCCCGAAACCAAGCTCCTGTTCCTCACGATGTACGAGGACGACGAGTACCTAGCGCAATGCCTGGAAGTGGGCGCCACCGGCTACGTGCTGAAAGACACGCCCGCGCCGCAACTGGTCAGTGCTGTACGCGATGTTTACAAGGGCGGCAATCACCTCGGCGAGCAGGTGCTCGGCAAGCTGGTCGACTTCCGCGCCCGCGTGCGCGACGCCAAAATGCGCCCGCGCATTTCCACTCTGACCCCGCGCGAGCGCGAGATTCTCAAGCTGCTCGCCGAGGGCAACTCGGTGAAGGAAATTGCGGTGCTACTCGACCTGAGCGTGAAAACCGTCGAGGCGCACAAATTCAACCTCATGCGCAAACTCGATATCCACAACAAGGCGCAACTGGTCACTTACGCGATCCAGAAGAACATCATCAAAATCTCCGTGAACCAGTAG
- a CDS encoding sugar phosphate isomerase/epimerase codes for MIKAMSTFVYVRERLHPGLLDDLVRAGAEAIEIFAFRGHFDYAQRRQHVIEIAAWFKSTGAQLNSVHSPIYNSYEWRRRDVAPLNIAGKDRKGRIDAMDEIKRAIEVAEHVPYRFLVQHVGIGNEEFDEHKFEAAMTSIEHLRAFAKPLGVKILLENIPNELSTPERLVELLHTSHFDDVGVCFDVGHAHIMSDVAGAFAILKQHIRSTHVHDNKKDKDTHLWPGEGSIDWAETMKLLRSVPHTPPLLLEIEGDGKAQPQVTSGMAEAFRKLEQVATDAG; via the coding sequence ATGATCAAAGCGATGTCCACCTTCGTTTATGTTCGCGAGCGCCTGCACCCGGGCTTGCTGGATGACCTGGTGCGCGCGGGCGCCGAGGCGATCGAGATCTTTGCCTTCCGCGGGCACTTCGACTATGCGCAGCGGCGGCAGCACGTGATCGAGATCGCCGCCTGGTTCAAGAGCACGGGCGCGCAGCTCAACTCGGTGCACTCGCCGATCTACAACAGCTACGAGTGGCGCCGGCGCGACGTAGCGCCGCTGAACATCGCCGGAAAAGACCGCAAGGGGCGCATCGACGCGATGGACGAGATCAAGCGCGCGATCGAGGTCGCCGAGCACGTGCCCTATCGTTTCCTGGTGCAGCACGTCGGCATCGGCAACGAGGAGTTCGACGAGCACAAGTTCGAGGCGGCCATGACCTCCATCGAGCACCTGCGCGCTTTCGCCAAACCGCTTGGGGTGAAAATCCTGCTGGAGAATATTCCCAACGAGCTCTCCACGCCGGAGCGGCTGGTGGAGTTGCTGCATACCTCGCACTTTGACGACGTGGGCGTATGCTTCGACGTCGGGCACGCGCACATCATGAGCGACGTGGCCGGCGCGTTCGCGATTTTGAAACAGCACATCCGTTCCACGCACGTGCACGATAACAAGAAAGACAAAGACACCCACCTCTGGCCGGGCGAGGGCTCGATCGACTGGGCGGAGACGATGAAGCTGCTGCGCTCGGTGCCGCATACGCCGCCGCTGCTGCTGGAAATCGAGGGCGACGGGAAGGCGCAGCCGCAAGTCACAAGCGGCATGGCGGAAGCGTTCAGGAAGCTGGAGCAGGTGGCGACAGACGCGGGGTAA
- a CDS encoding MmcQ/YjbR family DNA-binding protein, with translation MNLDSLRQLCLSFPGATEGLQWGECLLFRVANKIFVNVTLADTPPRIWVKCTPERFWRPSAQAQQ, from the coding sequence ATGAACCTCGATTCTCTCCGTCAGCTCTGCCTCTCGTTCCCCGGCGCCACTGAAGGTCTGCAATGGGGCGAGTGCCTGCTGTTCCGCGTGGCGAACAAGATTTTCGTGAATGTCACGCTGGCCGACACGCCGCCACGGATCTGGGTGAAGTGCACTCCGGAGCGCTTCTGGAGACCGTCAGCGCAAGCCCAGCAATAG
- a CDS encoding rRNA pseudouridine synthase, whose product MKPQRRERRVGLARAISKLGYCSRSHAAEIIRAGRVCLNGRLRRDPESPVRLEKDRVTIDGRRLTAKEKVYLVLNKPRTMVTTASDEQRRQTVYACLPPGLPWVAPVGRLDKASEGLLLMTNDSEWAARITAPESHLEKTYHVRIGALADEKLLEKMLAGVESDGERLRLKRVSVVRHSRRNSWLEVVLDEGRNRQIRRILEGLGVTVLRLIRVRIGPLELGELRKGTARRLTRQEKESLDRAMGITRTPNQPTGSRRF is encoded by the coding sequence ATGAAGCCACAACGGCGAGAACGGCGTGTAGGACTGGCGCGGGCGATCTCGAAGCTCGGGTACTGCTCCCGCTCGCACGCCGCAGAGATAATTCGGGCCGGGCGAGTGTGCCTGAACGGCAGGCTGCGGCGCGACCCGGAGTCGCCGGTCAGGCTGGAGAAAGATCGCGTCACGATAGATGGCAGGCGGCTCACCGCGAAGGAAAAAGTTTACCTGGTGCTGAACAAACCGCGCACCATGGTGACGACGGCCTCCGACGAGCAGCGGCGCCAAACGGTGTACGCGTGCCTGCCACCGGGATTGCCGTGGGTCGCGCCGGTCGGCCGGTTAGACAAGGCGAGCGAAGGGCTACTGCTGATGACCAATGACTCCGAGTGGGCGGCGCGGATCACGGCGCCGGAGTCGCACCTGGAGAAGACCTACCATGTTCGCATCGGTGCTCTGGCGGACGAGAAGCTGTTGGAGAAGATGCTGGCCGGCGTCGAGAGCGACGGAGAGCGATTGCGCCTGAAGCGCGTCTCCGTGGTTCGCCACAGCCGGCGCAACTCCTGGCTGGAGGTGGTGCTGGACGAGGGCAGGAACCGTCAGATCCGGCGCATTCTGGAGGGGCTGGGCGTGACCGTGTTGCGGCTGATCCGGGTCCGCATCGGGCCGCTGGAGTTGGGCGAGTTAAGGAAGGGAACGGCGCGGAGGTTGACGCGCCAGGAGAAGGAATCATTGGACCGGGCGATGGGGATCACGCGGACGCCAAATCAACCTACTGGTTCACGGAGATTTTGA
- the asnS gene encoding asparagine--tRNA ligase translates to METEVVKTQAPLARIDEIGKHEGQSVELRGWLYNLRESGKLLFPQFRDGSGVIQGVVPKNQAPQAFEALKGLTQESSVIVRGKVRADKRAPGGYELDVSDVQVVQKVPEDDPYPISLKEHGVDFLMEHRHLWLRTPRQAAILRIRAEIIKAVRDFFDSQGFVLTDPPILTPAACEGTTTLFPVDYFEEQAFLTQSGQLYIEATAMALGKVYSFGPTFRAEKSKTRRHLTEFWMVEPEMAFADLDDIMNLAEGLLTHIVGRVLEKRRKELELVGRDVAQLEKIAAPFPRISYDEAVQILQKGRAEGKLETKFEWGGDFGSPDETYISAQFERPVMVHRYPAEVKAFYMEPDPQNPELALCVDVLAPEGYGEIIGGSQRIASYDLLLQRIHEHNLPEAAFKWYLDLRKYGGNPHGGFGMGIERAVAWICGLEHVRETIPFPRMLHRLYP, encoded by the coding sequence ATGGAAACCGAAGTGGTAAAGACACAAGCGCCGCTGGCGCGCATCGACGAGATCGGAAAACACGAAGGCCAGAGCGTCGAACTGCGCGGTTGGCTTTACAACCTGCGCGAGAGTGGGAAGCTTTTGTTTCCCCAGTTTCGGGACGGATCGGGCGTCATTCAGGGCGTAGTGCCGAAAAACCAGGCGCCCCAAGCGTTCGAAGCTCTGAAGGGTTTGACCCAGGAGTCGAGCGTAATCGTGCGCGGCAAGGTGCGGGCCGACAAGCGCGCACCCGGCGGCTACGAGCTCGACGTCAGCGATGTGCAGGTCGTCCAGAAAGTTCCGGAAGACGATCCCTACCCCATCTCGCTCAAGGAGCATGGCGTTGACTTCCTGATGGAGCACCGCCATCTCTGGCTGCGCACGCCCAGGCAGGCGGCCATCCTGCGGATTCGCGCCGAGATCATCAAGGCAGTACGCGATTTCTTCGACTCACAGGGATTCGTCCTGACCGATCCGCCCATCCTTACGCCGGCCGCGTGCGAGGGCACGACCACCCTGTTCCCGGTGGACTATTTCGAGGAGCAGGCGTTCCTGACGCAGTCCGGCCAGCTTTACATCGAAGCCACGGCGATGGCGCTGGGCAAGGTGTACTCGTTCGGCCCGACGTTCCGGGCGGAGAAATCGAAGACGCGGCGCCACCTGACCGAGTTCTGGATGGTCGAGCCGGAAATGGCCTTCGCCGATCTCGACGACATCATGAACCTGGCCGAGGGACTGCTTACCCATATCGTGGGGCGCGTGCTGGAAAAGCGGCGGAAGGAACTGGAGTTAGTCGGGCGTGACGTTGCGCAACTGGAAAAAATCGCGGCGCCGTTTCCGCGCATCAGCTACGACGAGGCAGTGCAAATCCTGCAAAAGGGCCGCGCCGAGGGCAAGCTGGAGACCAAGTTCGAGTGGGGCGGCGACTTCGGCTCGCCGGATGAGACCTACATCTCGGCGCAGTTCGAACGCCCGGTGATGGTGCACCGCTACCCGGCCGAGGTGAAAGCGTTTTACATGGAGCCCGACCCGCAGAATCCCGAGCTGGCGTTGTGCGTGGACGTGCTCGCGCCGGAAGGGTACGGCGAGATCATCGGCGGATCGCAGCGTATTGCGTCCTACGACCTGCTGCTGCAGCGCATCCACGAGCACAATTTGCCAGAGGCGGCGTTCAAGTGGTATCTCGACCTGCGGAAGTACGGCGGCAATCCGCACGGCGGCTTCGGCATGGGCATTGAGCGTGCCGTGGCCTGGATTTGCGGCCTGGAGCACGTGCGCGAGACGATTCCATTTCCCAGGATGCTGCACCGACTCTACCCGTAG